A single window of Mycolicibacterium madagascariense DNA harbors:
- the uvrC gene encoding excinuclease ABC subunit UvrC, whose product MPDPATYRPAPGSIPVEPGVYRFRDPHGRVIYVGKAKSLRSRLNSYFADLSGLAPRTRQMVMTAGSVEWTVVGTEVEALQLEYNWIKEFDPRFNIRYRDDKSYPVLAVTLNEEYPRLFVYRGPRRKGVRYFGPYSHAWAIRETLDLLTRVFPARTCSNGVFKRHNQIGRPCLLGYIDKCSAPCVGRVSAEEHRRIVLDFCDFLAGKTDRLARDMEQQMNAAAAELDFERAARLRDDIGALKRALEKQTVVFGDGTDADVVAFADDELEAAVQVFHVRGGRVRGQRGWVVEKSGEPGKSGQEHLVEQFLTQFYGDQAELGGAADDATNLVPRQVLVPVLPDNAEELETWLCELRGSKVQIRVPVRGDKRALAETVHRNAKEALQQHKLKRAGDFNARSEALQNIQEFLGLADAPLRIECIDISHVQGTDVVASLVVFEDGLPRKSDYRHYAIREAAGDGRSDDVASIAEVTRRRFARHVADAQAPVVEDGKARRFAYPPNLFVVDGGAPQVNAAAAVLDELGVTDVAVIGLAKRLEEVWVPAEADPVIMPRNSDGLYLLQRVRDEAHRFAISYHRSKRSKRMTASALDSVRGLGEHRRKALVTHFGSVARLKDASVEEITSVPGIGVATANAVLEALGVPTIRDEDSAMTGQDMTISEQPGQDHA is encoded by the coding sequence GTGCCCGATCCCGCGACCTACCGGCCTGCGCCGGGCTCGATACCCGTCGAGCCCGGCGTATACCGATTCCGCGATCCGCACGGCAGGGTGATCTACGTCGGCAAGGCGAAGAGCCTGCGCAGCCGGCTCAACTCCTACTTCGCCGATCTGTCCGGGCTGGCGCCGCGCACCCGGCAGATGGTGATGACGGCGGGCAGCGTCGAGTGGACGGTCGTCGGCACCGAAGTCGAAGCGCTGCAACTGGAATACAACTGGATCAAGGAATTCGACCCGCGGTTCAACATCCGCTACCGCGACGACAAGTCCTACCCGGTGCTGGCGGTGACGCTCAACGAGGAGTACCCGCGGCTGTTCGTCTACCGCGGCCCGCGTCGCAAGGGCGTGCGGTACTTCGGCCCCTACTCCCATGCCTGGGCGATCCGCGAGACGCTCGACCTGCTCACCAGGGTCTTCCCGGCCCGCACGTGTTCCAACGGAGTCTTCAAGCGGCACAATCAGATTGGCCGACCCTGCCTGCTCGGCTACATCGACAAGTGCTCGGCGCCGTGCGTCGGTCGGGTCTCGGCCGAGGAGCACCGCAGGATCGTGCTGGACTTCTGCGACTTCCTGGCGGGCAAGACCGACCGGTTGGCCCGCGACATGGAACAGCAGATGAACGCCGCCGCCGCGGAGCTCGACTTCGAGCGCGCCGCCCGGCTGCGCGACGACATCGGCGCGCTCAAGCGGGCGCTGGAGAAGCAGACGGTGGTGTTCGGCGACGGCACCGACGCCGACGTGGTCGCCTTCGCCGACGACGAGCTCGAGGCCGCCGTGCAGGTGTTCCACGTCCGCGGCGGCCGGGTCCGCGGCCAGCGCGGCTGGGTGGTCGAGAAATCCGGTGAGCCAGGCAAATCCGGTCAGGAGCACCTGGTGGAACAGTTCCTCACGCAGTTCTACGGCGACCAGGCCGAGCTGGGTGGCGCCGCGGACGACGCCACCAACCTCGTCCCGAGGCAGGTGCTGGTTCCGGTGCTGCCGGACAACGCCGAGGAACTCGAGACGTGGCTGTGCGAGCTGCGCGGCTCCAAGGTGCAGATCCGGGTGCCGGTGCGCGGTGACAAGCGCGCGCTCGCCGAGACGGTGCACCGCAACGCGAAGGAGGCGCTGCAGCAGCACAAGCTCAAGCGGGCGGGGGACTTCAACGCCAGATCCGAAGCGCTGCAGAACATCCAGGAATTCCTGGGTCTGGCCGACGCCCCGCTGCGCATCGAGTGCATCGACATCAGCCACGTGCAGGGCACCGACGTGGTGGCCTCGCTGGTGGTGTTCGAGGACGGACTGCCCCGCAAGTCGGACTACCGGCACTACGCCATCCGGGAGGCCGCCGGTGACGGGCGCTCCGACGACGTCGCCTCCATCGCCGAGGTGACCCGGCGGCGCTTCGCCCGGCACGTAGCCGACGCTCAGGCGCCCGTCGTCGAGGACGGGAAGGCCCGACGCTTCGCCTACCCGCCCAACCTGTTCGTCGTCGACGGTGGCGCGCCGCAGGTGAACGCGGCCGCCGCCGTGCTCGACGAGCTCGGCGTCACCGACGTCGCGGTGATCGGGCTGGCCAAGCGGCTCGAGGAGGTGTGGGTGCCCGCCGAGGCCGATCCGGTGATCATGCCGCGCAACAGCGACGGGCTGTATCTGCTGCAGCGCGTGCGCGACGAGGCCCACCGCTTCGCCATCAGCTACCACCGCAGCAAGCGGTCCAAGCGGATGACCGCCTCGGCACTAGACTCCGTGCGGGGGCTGGGGGAGCACCGGCGCAAG